The genomic region CAAGATGTCTCCAGACAGATGGGCCTGCATCAGAGGACGCCGCATCCAGTCCGGGACACGAACCCCCACCTCAGGGAGGACAGGACATTGTCTTTTAACAACTTGTAAATGTGTTTCCCATTATTCATCTCGACTCTGGTGCCACATGCTGtgaagctttttaacttttatcTTATGCagtaaaatctgtgaaaatattTTCAATGCCAGGGAGTTTGTTGTTTTGCTGCTTCTGTGTTTCTGAGCGATTCATAGTTtggatgtttttgtctttttaaattacTTGATTGAGGTTTGATCCTCAGATCAACGTTAAGAAAACTTTAGTCCAGTGAACGTCTGATTAGTGCAGCACTGGGACCAGACCTCAGTAAAGAGACTAACATTACTTTTGACTTCATTACTTCTTCTCCCACTGCTGGAGTCAGTGGTGTGATCCCATGGATGAAGAAACTCTCCAGGGAGCTGGGAGGCAGCTGGTACGCCTCCATCTCCAGAGTCAGGTTCTGCAgcacctcctccttcctctggcTGCTCAGGTTTCCCATCAGCCCCAGCGCTTCCTCCAGCGCCGCCTGAGGCGTCAGGAAGCCGCTCAACCAGGAGAGCAGACCTATGAGGCGATGTGGTTTCCTCCCCCATGTTGGAGCAAACTGATCCCATCTGATGGACAACTTCACGTAGTCGTTCCCGGCCAAGACGGCGAAGGTGGGTAGGAGCTGTGACCCGATGTGGAAGGAGGTGCAGAGGTGGGACCTGTGGTAGCTCCTACAGGGGACGTACCAGCGCGAGCCGCTCCGCTCCAGTGACTTCCACTGGAAATGCCGGATGGGCAGCAGTCCTGCTGGGAGATTGAAAATGAAGAAGTCACTGTCATTGGAAAGCACCGGGCACTGCCACTCGCTGGCCAGCGCGGCGATCTGCTGGTCGGCTTCTCCGTAGCACTGGGCCAGCGGGACCTGGAGCCGGTCCAGCGTCTGCACGAACACCATCTTGCTGCACAGCGGCAGGACTCCCTGCTCCGTGCCCTCCACTGCCGCCTGGTGGCACTTCCTGATGTTATCCTCATATCTTTGCTTCAAGGTTTCAAGCTTGTTGTTGGTGTCGTCTGCGCCTCCGTCCATCACCACGTACGGCTCGATCTCACAGAGTCTGAGGGCGCTGACAAACTTCTCAATCTCTTCCTCAAAGGCCGCATAATCCCCACCGTGGTTCTGGTCCAGACCTGATCCTACAACCgaaggaaacacaaagatcaaACTGACACCGACACACATCCTTCTTGTTTACCGGGCGGAGCAGAATCTGACTCGTGTGTGAACGTTAGGGACCTGAAACCAGGTCCAAGACCTGAAACCAGAACGCCTGAGGTCCAAGACCTGAAACCAGAACTCCTGAGGTCCAAGACCTGAAACCAGAACGCCTGAGGTCCAAGACCTGAAACCAGAACTCCTGAGGTCCAAGACCTGAAACCAGAACTCCTGAGGTCCAAGACCTGAAACCAGAACTCCTGAGGTCCAAGACCTGGAACCAGAACTCCTGAGGTCCAAGACCTGAAACCAGAACGCCTGAGGTCCAAGAGCCCGGGTACAAGGTGCTACACcctctcaaccaatcaggagtcagtcaggggcacacacacacactccatcagagtgtgtgtgtgtgtgtgtgtgtgtgtgtgtgtgtgtgtgtgtgtgtgtgtgtgtgtgtgtgtgtgtgtgtgtgtgtgtgtgtgtgtgtgtgtgtgtgtgtgtgtgtgtgtgtgagtgtgtgagtgtgtgtgtgtgtgtgtgtgtgtgagtgagagagagagctataAATAAACTTGAAATATTTTAGAAAACAAGTTACAGCCGGTTTGTGTTGGTGACGTCAACGCCGTGAGAGTTCCAACTGAAACGAaactttcatgtgtgtgtctgtgtgtgtctgtgtgtgtggctacaATAACAAACAAGTTCTCCTTTGAGTGAAAAcctcatataataataatcgtaatcaaaataataatcataataatgtaATGTGACGCAGTTTTCTCAGAACACGTTCCTTCAGTGTGAACTCTGGACTCTGATGAGTTGGAGGATTTGAAGTCACCTGTCAGGTAGAGCGGGAACAGCAGGTTACAGCCGTCCACCACCAGCCGCTTCCCCCGGAGCTCCAGCTCCCGGTAGATCCTCCGGTCACTGTCCAGCAGCGAGGTCAGGCCCTGCACCCCCATCCGGGTGAGAGAGGGATGACCCGGGTGAGAGAGGGATGATCCGGGTGAGAGAGTGATGATCAGGGTGAGAGAGTGATGATCCCGGTGAGAGAGTGATGATCAGGGTGAGAGAGTGATGATCCCGGTGAGAGAGTGATGATCCGAGTGAGATTGATGAAGTACTTGCTCATGAGTCCTTGAGTTTCACTTTCCTGACATCATCAGCCCGGAGGCCGTGCCCGgccgcgcacacgcacactcaggtttcaagtttcaagagtTAATTGTCACATACACAACGATTAAATTAAGAAGTCGCTGTAGTTACAAAAGAGAGATGACATACGCTCCTCATTTTCTAATCTTCCCTCTATAACTACActtccatcatcttcatcttcatcaccttctctttcctctttcacccccctgtctcccaatcaagttcttTCCTTGGTGGCCTCCGCCCCCCCGACCGCCTGCCCCCTTGACCCCCTCTCATCCAGTCTATCACCTtcaccttcttccttttctcgaccatcttatcaacacttccctgtccactggctgtttccctaactCTGTcctgaagacccccccccccccgacctgtcTGAAGTAAACAACCACatacctgtctctcttcttcactttctttccaCAGCTCTGAGCCAGTGATCTCTAATCAGCTCTCCTCCCATCTCCACCAGAACaaccttcttgaccctcaccagtctggtctcaaggtcactcaactgagactgtccTCCTTGTCTCTAAGGAGCTTCACACTGTTAGagcttcctctctgtcctctgtcctctgtcctcatccttctagacctctcttctcatttgacacagtgaaccaccagatccttgtctcctcccttcaggacctgggtgtctcaggctctgctctctccctgctctcttcctacctcaatgaccGAACCTATctggtaacttggagaggatctgtgtctgaaccttgtcctctcactactggggtccctcagggtTCAGTCCTTggtcctctcttcttctccttgtacaccaactctctcggctctgtcattctcTCACATggtttttcctaccatagctatgctgatgacacccaactgatccccgatctgaaacacaggaagcagcaggagtctctgtctgactgacagctctcagtggatgtcttcacaccacctgaagattaaccttgacaagactgaactacttttccttccagggaaagactctcccatccacgacctgactattaactttaaCAACTCcatgttaacccccactcagactgctaggaacctgggtgtgacactcgatagccaactctcccttactgccaacattactgcaacaacacggtcctgtagattcatgctgtacaacatcaggaggacacgcccccttctcactcagaaggcagtgcaggttcaggtccagtctacatccaggacattcactccgctctgcttcggccaatcagctcgttgctccctcactgcttaACACTCATCACCATCACAACTGTTTTCTGTCctggctcctgattggttgaaccAGCTCCACATctgaaagtctacacatcttccacagcaaactaaaaacacacctcctcCGACTCTACcttgaatttttttaaaaactaacaatttagcatcatttaaatgtcacttacttatagcactttgtagtttttgctttattttatgaAGAGATTGTACAtttttgattcttgttgttcttgattgtaccctcggggttgatccACTTATTGTGAgtggctttggataaaagcttcagctaaatgaaatgtaatgaaatgaaatgtaatgaaatgaaatgtaatgtaatgtaatgtaatgtccctctctgtaggccttctcatcaGCACTGGTAATCAGGCCTGTGGGTGGTGTCTTCAGCAAACTTAATGATGGTCCAGATGCCCATGTGCACCTGTTCATAATAATCTATACAAGTAAATCTATAataatatatgaaaataaagtcCTAGAATAAAGATGTAATTTTACGGATAAGTCTCTGTTATGACCCTTAGTACTCCCTCGTCATTGAACCTTATATAATAACACATGCACTGATCTGTTTCCACTCAGCAACCACATCTTCTACTGGAGAATAAAACCTTCAACTGATTTTATTCCAACTTGAGGAAAGTTCAAGTTTGGTGAAGGGGGCGTCACCTGATCTTcagataaacaataataaatgttCACTTGATTATTCGATAATAAAGTAGATTTAATGAACGTTCCTTGTTTTTCTAGTTCTGAGTCTTTCACAGAGAATTAACAAATGAACAGAAGGAGTTCAGACACCTCCGGCTCGTGATGACACATTAATGAAGTTTAATCAGTAACGAGGACAAAGTCAAACCTGGTGGAAAGAATCACAGATGACTGATCTGATGCTCGATCCacattgactaaataaatgaagAAGAGATAAATATTCAAATCTTATAATGTACAACTGTTTCTTctgtcacaacaacacaactcctgCTGCACCACTTCTACTGAATTTACCAATTACACGATGTTTATTAGAGTGAAATTACACTGACATATCATATTCTATAATGTACCATATACATttactttaatatatatatatagtaaagaGTGTCCTGCAGTAAAGTGGATGATTCTCATTGAAACGCTTCAGTGGCTCCCGGACTCCCGGACTCGaacctttgtgtttgtgcatagtCACGTGGTCTCCCGCTTCCTCCTCAGGACCGGTTCAAACCGACAGAAGTCAGCGGAGCTTCAGCTGCGGGGACGAAGCAGAGCTCAGCCCCGCACAGAGAGAGCGACCCACCGGTATGTTCGCTGTCTTTGTGCCGACGACCCGCTGCTTCCTCCGGCGCGTCCTGCCCGGGCCGCCCGCCGCCATGCACCGGCTCTACAGCCTGGATGTGACCGCTCCGCTGCTCCGCACGCAGGGCTACGTGGACGGCCGCTGGATCTCCGCGGCCTCGGTGTTCCCCGTCCTGGACCCGGCCACCGGGCAGGAGATCGCCCGGGTGGCGGACTGCGGCCCCGCGGAGGCCAAGCAGGCGGTGGACGCTGCCTACACGGCGTTCGACGGCTGGAGGCGGCACACAGCCAAGGTACCAGACTCCGCTGCAGAAACCCCCGATTAACCATAAACCCTGCGCGTGTGCTCAGAAAAACAGCATTACGAAATGTAAAGGATGTTTCCGCTGTTACATGAGTTGAACTTTAATTCGGCTCAGAcacaatattataataaaacccGCAGTTTAGGTAAAATCACAACTTAAACTTCAGAGTCAACCGGATGTTTTCAACTGCTTCCATTCTACTTAATATCAGTCCTGCACACGTGCTCAGAAGAACCaacacaacaagctgcaggTTTTATAAACCGACTTGAATTCGGCTCAGACAACATTCATAGAGAATCAAGCAGTTTGGATACAAACCAACTTCTACCTCAGTGTCTCAGGAGAAAGGATTCTGTCCCGAACTCAACCTGAAAAACCTCCAATTTAATATCGATCCTGCAAATGTGCTCAGTTCAAACTACAAGATGACGTTTGAATTGTGTTTctcagtgaaaacacaagtaCACGTGAATTAGGCTCAAACTAACctttaattaaatattcatgttgTATTTCCACCCAGAAAAAAACCAACCAAACATTTACTTTAGTGCAGAAACTGTCAATCAGACAACTGACAGACAAGTAAATGGCAACAATTTTCCAtcttataaaaataattttcatCTCAATCATATCAGtaacacagactgtaaataaaaacaatagatAAAGATGACAAATCTCCACCGTCTgcagaaatgaaaccaaaatatctcagatacaaacactgccatcttgtggcgaTGACATCATTTGCAGTGGGACTGCAAGGTATCGAGGTCCCGCCCACACACAACcctgagtcagtgtcagctgtcaatcatgataaTGAAATCCcaactgatcagaaacaaaggaaacaaacatccatgtcccacctgctaacatggaggaggaggggttccTGATTCATTCACAGTCTCTGATCAATAACAACAGAACTGGTTTGATGATGGGAGTTGTGGTCTTCAAACGACTCGAATCCTTCATCTGCATcaaacagagataaaaaaatacTCAGATTCAGAATCTggataaaaatgatataaataaacaaacgttGGATTTCTGCAGGTTTGAAAATTTAAGCTCAGCTACAGATAAAACAGTTCTGATGATTTTAGATgtaatgatttaataataaacaaatcacTCAAATCTGTATATTGACTTACacaatatgtatgtgtgttgttgcaGGAGCGGAGCCTCCTGCTGAGGAAGTGGTTCGACCTGATGACGCTGCACAAACAAGACCTCGCCAAACTGATCACCTTTGAATGTGTGAGTCTCGTTCACTCGCGTGGGCTCAAGTCTGTAGACAGTACCAGGAAGTggatgtgttgtttgttgtgtcgAGGTCTTTGTCGTCGTTTCACCCTCTGGtcgattgtgtgtttttcagggcAAACCAATGGCGGAGTCTCTCGGGGAGGTGGCGTACTCCGCCTCCTTCCTGGAGTGGTTCTCAGAGGAGGCTCGGCGAGTTTACGGCGACATCGTCTCCTCGCCGGCGAAGGACAGGAAGCTCTTCCTCCTCAAGCAGCCGGTGGGCGTCTGCTCCATCATCACCCCGGTGAGCAGCCAATCACAAGTCTCTGCGCTCATTATGTGGGAGGGAATTTCTCCAGATTTGATTGAAATGTTCAGCTGGATTCAAGGATGGACTGCTTTgaatttggaggtcaaaggtcaaggtgacctcatgttgttgtgaactggctccccattgacatcagaaggtttacacatcttctgctgcaaactaaaaacatacctgtTCCGACTAccttgaatataaataaataacaaatactaacaacttttgaaactaaCCAGTTAGTAGCACCTAAAtgtcacttacttatagcactttgtagttttgtaagaaattgtactttcttgattctggttgttctggtttgttcctcggggttgatgcacttccTGTGAGTCACTGAGGATCAAAGTGTCGgctcaatgaaatgtaataatgtaataatgtaataatgtaataatgtaatataacactcgtctgacacaaacattcacttctTTGCTTTGTGACCGCGCCTCAAGATCGTCCTTCAACTTTGGTTCAAATGTTCACGTGGAAACCGAGATTAATGagatttcagaggtcaaaggtcaagaccAGAAACCGGGTTGAaaacagctgaaaactgttcaTGTAAAAACGACTGATTGGAAAGAAGTTAAGTTCGGTAACTGTCGTGTTGTTTCTCAGTGGAACTTCCCCAGCGCCATGATCACCAGGAAGGTTGGAGCTGCTCTGGCCGCCGGCTGCACGGTGGTGGTCAAACCGGCGGAGGACACGCCCCTGTCGGCGCTCGCTCTGGCCGAGGTCGGTGCAATAATAACACAATCGATCTTTAATAAACTCTTCCACTTATATCTCATCGTGACAACAGCTT from Pleuronectes platessa chromosome 10, fPlePla1.1, whole genome shotgun sequence harbors:
- the LOC128449141 gene encoding protein asteroid homolog 1; this encodes MGVQGLTSLLDSDRRIYRELELRGKRLVVDGCNLLFPLYLTGSGLDQNHGGDYAAFEEEIEKFVSALRLCEIEPYVVMDGGADDTNNKLETLKQRYEDNIRKCHQAAVEGTEQGVLPLCSKMVFVQTLDRLQVPLAQCYGEADQQIAALASEWQCPVLSNDSDFFIFNLPAGLLPIRHFQWKSLERSGSRWYVPCRSYHRSHLCTSFHIGSQLLPTFAVLAGNDYVKLSIRWDQFAPTWGRKPHRLIGLLSWLSGFLTPQAALEEALGLMGNLSSQRKEEVLQNLTLEMEAYQLPPSSLESFFIHGITPLTPAVGEEVGVRVPDWMRRPLMQAHLSGDILNVLQLHRKGLRMPVDHGDMPSAALTSRPLRQLLYGLLLGRDTGLLVEEWDRDGLKLDPIPVQPDVRSVTPGLELRSLNKVELSLRLQVILQALKVKESSLSGLPPQLRLPVAVTCFWLQNAEPAPDETLLKSLLLWLSDGDALRHAAVLQPENPHQEPKLDLDVAHALNQWQMCLKDSVQLNHLLSCPLPDPHIARLYEGKLVHRLVHRMRTIGGLRDFLKRDLYQSMLSVVQRFIRAQDDPSLDYLSPDDPSLDYVVMVKTRFKTKERNNRCKNPELNRKEESRGGDLL
- the LOC128449036 gene encoding succinate-semialdehyde dehydrogenase, mitochondrial-like encodes the protein MFAVFVPTTRCFLRRVLPGPPAAMHRLYSLDVTAPLLRTQGYVDGRWISAASVFPVLDPATGQEIARVADCGPAEAKQAVDAAYTAFDGWRRHTAKERSLLLRKWFDLMTLHKQDLAKLITFECGKPMAESLGEVAYSASFLEWFSEEARRVYGDIVSSPAKDRKLFLLKQPVGVCSIITPWNFPSAMITRKVGAALAAGCTVVVKPAEDTPLSALALAELADQAGIPAGVFNVVPCSRGRTPAVGEVLCTDPLVAKISFTGSTATGKRLLKMAADTVKKTSMELGGHAPFIVFDSADVDRAVGGAMASKFRNSGQTCVCSNRFLVQSGVYDRFLEKLGRAMDAELRLGHGSEPDTTQGPLINTRAAEKVVQQISDAVSLGAKVLRGGKRLDGSFMEPTLLADVTTDMLCTREETFGPVALYKTIFSDLWCWTVTRG